A single region of the Pseudomonas solani genome encodes:
- a CDS encoding cobalt-precorrin-5B (C(1))-methyltransferase, producing MRDETPEQPAPLRSGYTTGSCATATSLAAARLLLGGAASDAVEIVLPKGQQVLMRLEFCRLIDGGAEAGTLKDAGDDPDVTHCALIYAQVRLAAEPGVRFHAGPGVGTVTKPGLTQAVGEPAINPVPRRMMTEHLTRLAQERGHAGGFEVTVCVQGGAELALKTMNPRLGILGGLSILGTTGIVRPFSCSAYIASIHQGIDVARANGFTHLAACTGNASEDAMRHRYGFDDTALIEMGDFAGAVLKHLRKAPVEKLSLCGGFGKISKLAAGHMDLHSRHSSIDLPLLAEWAAGLGADAELQDAMRGANTSQQALALAHAAGVPLGDTVCAHALAFARRTVPAGVSLEVFAIDRQGNLVGQALEHP from the coding sequence ATGCGTGATGAAACCCCTGAACAGCCGGCGCCCCTGCGCAGCGGCTACACCACCGGCAGTTGTGCCACCGCCACCAGCTTGGCGGCGGCGCGCCTGTTGCTGGGCGGCGCGGCGAGCGACGCGGTGGAGATCGTCCTGCCCAAGGGCCAGCAGGTGCTCATGCGCCTGGAGTTCTGCCGCCTGATCGATGGCGGCGCCGAGGCGGGCACCCTGAAGGATGCCGGCGATGACCCGGACGTGACCCACTGCGCGCTGATCTACGCCCAGGTGCGCCTGGCCGCCGAGCCGGGGGTGCGCTTCCACGCCGGGCCCGGCGTCGGCACCGTCACCAAACCGGGCCTGACCCAGGCGGTGGGCGAGCCGGCGATCAACCCGGTGCCACGGCGGATGATGACCGAGCACCTCACGCGCCTGGCCCAGGAGCGCGGTCACGCCGGCGGCTTCGAGGTCACCGTCTGCGTGCAGGGCGGCGCCGAGCTGGCGCTGAAAACCATGAACCCGCGCCTGGGCATCCTCGGTGGCCTGTCGATCCTCGGCACCACCGGCATCGTCCGGCCCTTCTCCTGCTCGGCCTACATCGCCTCCATCCACCAGGGCATCGACGTCGCCCGCGCCAACGGCTTCACCCACCTGGCCGCCTGCACCGGCAACGCCAGCGAGGACGCCATGCGCCACCGCTATGGTTTCGACGACACCGCACTGATCGAGATGGGCGACTTCGCCGGCGCCGTGCTCAAGCACCTGCGCAAGGCCCCGGTGGAGAAGCTCAGCCTCTGTGGTGGCTTCGGCAAGATCAGCAAGCTCGCCGCCGGCCATATGGACCTGCACAGCCGCCACTCCAGCATCGACCTGCCGCTGCTCGCCGAATGGGCCGCCGGCCTGGGCGCCGATGCCGAGCTGCAGGACGCCATGCGCGGCGCCAACACCAGCCAGCAGGCACTGGCGCTGGCCCACGCCGCCGGGGTGCCCCTGGGCGATACGGTCTGCGCCCACGCCCTGGCCTTCGCCCGTCGTACCGTACCCGCCGGCGTCAGCCTGGAAGTCTTCGCCATCGACCGCCAGGGCAACCTGGTGGGCCAGGCCCTGGAGCACCCATGA
- a CDS encoding cobalt-precorrin-6A reductase, with the protein MTRILLLGGVTEALALARRLGPEHTYSLAGLGKVPADLSCQVRVGGYGGAEGLARYIEDNGIGLLLDATHPYAAQISHNAARAAELAGVPCWALRRPGWRAGEGDDWREVVGWAELLDALATFQRPFFTLGREPLEHLGEIPAHQHWTVRCLQSQAPGERFEVIGARGPFVLDEERALFERLRSDVLISKNSGSQSTEPKLQVARERGLPVLILKRPELPPVTREFDSLDGLWQALVPYLETP; encoded by the coding sequence ATGACACGCATCCTGCTGCTGGGCGGGGTCACCGAGGCCCTGGCCCTGGCCCGGCGCCTGGGCCCCGAACACACCTACAGCCTCGCCGGCCTCGGCAAGGTGCCGGCCGACCTGAGCTGCCAGGTGCGTGTCGGCGGCTACGGCGGTGCCGAGGGGCTGGCGCGCTACATCGAGGACAACGGCATCGGCCTGCTGCTCGATGCCACCCATCCCTATGCCGCACAGATCAGCCACAACGCCGCCCGCGCTGCCGAGCTTGCTGGCGTGCCCTGCTGGGCATTGCGTCGCCCCGGCTGGCGCGCCGGCGAGGGTGACGATTGGCGCGAGGTGGTCGGCTGGGCCGAGCTGCTCGACGCCCTGGCCACCTTCCAGCGCCCCTTCTTCACCCTTGGCCGCGAACCCCTGGAGCACCTGGGTGAAATCCCCGCCCACCAGCACTGGACGGTGCGCTGCCTGCAAAGCCAGGCGCCCGGTGAACGCTTCGAGGTGATCGGCGCCCGTGGCCCGTTCGTTCTGGATGAGGAGCGTGCGTTGTTCGAGCGGCTGCGCAGCGACGTGCTGATCAGCAAGAACAGCGGCAGCCAGTCCACTGAACCCAAGCTGCAGGTGGCCCGCGAGCGTGGCCTGCCGGTGCTGATCCTCAAGCGCCCCGAGCTGCCTCCCGTCACCCGTGAATTCGACTCGCTCGACGGCCTCTGGCAGGCCCTCGTCCCCTACCTGGAAACACCATGA